From Sulfurospirillum tamanense:
TTTGCCAACCTTTCAGGTGCCAACTGGGTCACTTACAGCCCCAAAGACTGGGACGCCATTAAGCAAGAAGGGTTTGATGAGCTTAAATTCGTGGTTGCGCGCACCTCGCCTGTGAAAAAGATACTCGCCTTTCACACTCAAAAACCCGTGTTTATCCAACCTCAAAATGCCAAAGACGCGCCCGATTGGGACAATGTGGCCTTTTGTATTGACCTTGTCAAAGCCCATCCGCAGTTTCATCTTAGCGTTCAATTGCACAAATTTTTAGGAGTTGCGTAGTGAAAACATCCAAAGCTCTCGTGGTTTTTAGCGGTGGGCAAGACAGCACCACCTGCCTAGGTTGGGCGAAAAACCGCTTTGAAAGCGTCGAAACCATCACCTTTGACTACGGGCAAAAACACCGCATAGAAATCACCCAAGCCAAAAAAATCGCAAAAGCCTTACATGTAAACAATACCGTGCTAAGCTTGGACGCGTTTGCACAGCTTAACGACTCCGCGCTCATCGATGGCACCAAAGACATCGGCGCGCACCATGCCACGCACGCCAACCTACCCGCTTCTTTTGTGCCCAACCGCAACGCCATTTTTTTCACCCTCGCCCACGCCTTTGCCCAAAAACAAGGGATTGAACACATCATCATCGGCGTGAGCCAAACGGACTATTCGGGCTATCCTGATTGCCGTGCACCCTTTGTAGACGCCCTTGAAAAGGCGTTAAACCTTGGCAGTGAAGCGGCCATTACCTTTCACGCACCCCTCATGCACTTAGACAAAGCCCAAACCTTCGCCCTCGCCCAAACTGAGGGCGTTTTAACCCATGTCATCGACGACTCGCACACGTGCTACAACGGCGACCACACCCACAAACACCCGTGGGGCTACGGCTGTGACACGTGTCCTGCGTGCGTGTTGCGCAAAATGGGGTGGGAGGAGTTCAAAAGGGAAGAAAATGTCAGAAACAGTTAAGGAAAATATAGCCCAAACAGTGCTTTTGTTTATAAAAAATAATCTTGCCTTATTGTCTGCGTTTGTCTTTCTATGCTTCTCACTATTTGACCTGTACGTTTTCAAAGAAACCTTCCACATGAACGGGGCTGTCTTTTTCAACAGGGTTTTGCCGAATGCTTTTGGCTCTTTTAGTCAGTTTTGGCCTTATATATTCCTGCCAATTATTACAGTGATTTTTGTTTTTGGCATCTTATATGCTTGGCAATTTTTTTCTTTGGATACTGTCTTCAAATATGTCAAAAGTCTTATTTCGGACAGCAAAAAATTAGACACAAAATATAAAAAACCTACAGTGTTTCTTATCTACTTCTTCTCTATTTTTGCCGATATTTTGCTACTTTTTATATTGAGCAAATTTAACATACAACAGCCATCTTTATTTTTTTTCTTCTTTGCATCTCTCTAATTATAAATAATCTTTTTACCATGGCTATTGTCTCCTATTATGTGCTCATTGGAAAATCGAGTGGTTTGGTTATTGTTTATTCCCTCTGCTATCTTTTTATTAAATTCGTTGTTTCATTCGTTCCATTTTTTTATGAATTTAATTTTGCGGGACCCCTGATTACATTTAATGCACTTGCTTTCATTTTCTTTTTTCTTCTTAGAGTGTTATCGTTTAATGATATAAATATATTTAAGATAAATACAAGCAAGGAAGTGAAAAAAAGTTTCTCAGATTTTATAACAAAACTAATAGCTTTGGTTCTGATAATTCCATTTGGATTTGGACTTTTTTTATATACAACAAACAACCTGCACACAACTCCTTATCGAAGCAAAAATTTTTGGTCTAATTTTGAAAACAAAAACACAACTCTTCCGTTGGCGAATTTCTCCATTCTTTTTAGTCCTGCAAAAATAGAAAGAATGAGCGAAGAAAATAAATACAACTTTGACCTAGTGCAACAAAAAAGAATTACTGAAAAATACAAAAATGTCTTTGGAGAAGAAAATAATTTTTTTGATCAAAACTTAACCCACTTTTCCATCCCTCACGGAGAAAAAGCACTTATTTTTCTTTTTGATGGCGAGCATGTTGTCTCTGTTTATGCACACGTTGACGAGCTAGCAAATGAGGTAAAAAAGATTTATGATGTGGGGTATGTAGAAATAAAACCTTAAAAAAACACACCTACAAAGCCTTACATGTAAGGCTTTACTTCACATACGTCTTTAAGAGCGTGATGAGTTTTATAATTTCTTCATCCCTTTGAGCAGGGCTGACGTGGTTGCCTAGATGCTCTTTGATGTGCCCTTCGATGACTTGGTTCATGAGTGCGTTCATGGCTCCGCGCGTGGCGCTGATTTGTTGGAGGACTTTGAAGCACTCTTTTTCTCCCTCTAGCGCCTTTTCGATAGCGCCAAGCTGGCCTTTTATCTTGCGGACACGCACGAGTAATTTCTCTTTATCGGCAATCGTGTGGGACATGAAAGCTCCTTTTAGTTTCATCTAAACTATACTGGGGTATAGTACCAAAAAAACTTTAAAAAGAAGCCTTCATGAACACACGTGCCACCCTTCAAACCTCCACTCACTCGCACCAGTTTGACACCGCTAATCCCATCGCCAAGAAAAATGTCCTCTACGCCACACTCCTGACCTTTGTGACGATGCTCGTGGAGATTTTTGGCGGCCTTTACTACAACTCCATGGCCTTGCTCGCCGATGGCTGGCACATGAGTTCGCACGTTTTAGCCCTTGGCATGGCCTACCTCGCCTACGTCATGGCGACTAGATACGCCAATGATGTTCGCTTTAACTTTGGTACCTTTAAGATAGAAGTCTTGGGCGGTTACACCAGTGCGGTGTTGCTCGTAGTGGTGGCGTTTTTCATGGCGTTTCACTCCATAGAGCGCATCTTCAACCCCCAAACCATCGCGTACAAAGAGGCGATTATGATTGCTATCATCGGCCTTGTGGTCAACCTCATTTGCGCGTGGTTGCTCAAAGATGACCACCATCATCACGACCATGACCACGGACACGACCACCATCATGGGCACCAGCACGATGTGAACCTCAAAGCCGCCTACATCCACGTGCTTGCTGACGCGCTCACCTCGGTTTTGGCCATCATCGCCCTCATTGGCGGAATGCTTTGGGGCGCGGATTGGCTAGACCCTGTGATGGGCATTGTGGGCTCCGTGCTTGTCTTTATTTGGGCGATGGGCCTTATCAAACAATCAGGAAAGGTTTTACTCGATGCCAACATGAACGACCCCGTGGTCGAGGAAATCATCGAAGTTATCGATGACCTAGAAGAAAATGTCACCTTAGAAGACTTGCATGTATGGCGGGTGGGCAAAGGCAAATACGGTTGTTTGCTTTCCCTTACATGTAAAACCCCCCTGAGCCTAGACCACGTCAAACACGCCTTGTCTATCCACGAGGAGCTCGTACATATTTCGGTAGAAATCAGGTAAAAAAGAGGAGTTTTTGCCTTACATGTAACGAAAAATCCTTTACATGTAAGGCGTAAAACTTAGAAGCTAATGTTCTTAAACGCAGGGTCTAGCAAACCTTTGGCGACCATTGGGGGCTTAGCAACACTCACGCCTTCCACCAACGCCGAAGCGTCTTTGCCTGCTGTGGGTAAAAACAGTGGACACACCTCCACCGAAGCACCCGCCTTAATAAGCCCTCCAAGGGCACCTTTTGGGTTCACGACGCTACCATCAGGTCGCTTTACCGAACCTGCCTCAAACTCTTTTAGCGCAAGGTTTCCAGCGGGGCCACACAGGGTAATATTGACCGCTTTGCCGTGGTCTTTGATGGTGCTGGTTGAGAGCACCATGCCCATCATTTGGGTCTGAGCATCCGCTGAGACGATGAGCACATTAAGGCCCTTAATCTCTTGAGCATTTACCATCGCAGGCACCATCAACGCACCCGCAAGGGCCATAGATAACATTGTTTTTTTCATACACACACCTCCACACAGTTGAGATGGGGAATTATAGCTGTAAATCTTAAACAGACACGCAAATGTAATAAAAACTTTTCCCACAACTCCCCACCTTCCATCAAACAAGAGGGGGCATAATAGCGTTTTTATCCTCCCCCTAAGGCCAAAAATGCGAAAATTTTTGCCTACTTTTCACAAAATCCCCAACAACGCCACGACCATAGACCTTAGAAATCTCGCCGAACAAAACCTTGTAGAGGAGGAGGAGTTAGGCATTTTCGCGCAAGCCCAAAGCGTTCTTAACTGGCACATTTCCCATCAACACTGTGCTTGTTGTGGGGCCAAAACCCACGCGGTCTTTGTGGGGTGAAGGAGTGGTTGCCACTGCCCCTTTTAGTTGTGTTGATAGTAGCGAGAAATTACCCTTTTGCAACAAAGTACTTTTAAGCGCTTATTTAAAGCAAAATCTATAGACTATCTGCATTGACAAATGAGAGACGCACCATGCAACTCTTAAAAACTTCAAACACGCCCTCACGAAAGGAAATATCCCGATGAAACCCCTTTTAAACATACTACTACTTGCCTCTTTAAGCGTAGTCTCTTCCAATGCTTTTGACTTAAACAGTTTCTTAAAAAAAGGAACCACCCTCCTTGAATCTTCAAATAATCCCGATAGCACAGCCTCGCTCTCCGCGCTAAGTTCCCATGAAGTTTCCCAAGGATTAAAAGAGGCTTTGCGCAAAGGCATAGAGGCATCCATCGCCCAACTTGGCACAACTGATGGCTTTTATGGTGACCAAC
This genomic window contains:
- the queC gene encoding 7-cyano-7-deazaguanine synthase QueC, yielding MKTSKALVVFSGGQDSTTCLGWAKNRFESVETITFDYGQKHRIEITQAKKIAKALHVNNTVLSLDAFAQLNDSALIDGTKDIGAHHATHANLPASFVPNRNAIFFTLAHAFAQKQGIEHIIIGVSQTDYSGYPDCRAPFVDALEKALNLGSEAAITFHAPLMHLDKAQTFALAQTEGVLTHVIDDSHTCYNGDHTHKHPWGYGCDTCPACVLRKMGWEEFKREENVRNS
- a CDS encoding metal/formaldehyde-sensitive transcriptional repressor; its protein translation is MSHTIADKEKLLVRVRKIKGQLGAIEKALEGEKECFKVLQQISATRGAMNALMNQVIEGHIKEHLGNHVSPAQRDEEIIKLITLLKTYVK
- the dmeF gene encoding CDF family Co(II)/Ni(II) efflux transporter DmeF codes for the protein MNTRATLQTSTHSHQFDTANPIAKKNVLYATLLTFVTMLVEIFGGLYYNSMALLADGWHMSSHVLALGMAYLAYVMATRYANDVRFNFGTFKIEVLGGYTSAVLLVVVAFFMAFHSIERIFNPQTIAYKEAIMIAIIGLVVNLICAWLLKDDHHHHDHDHGHDHHHGHQHDVNLKAAYIHVLADALTSVLAIIALIGGMLWGADWLDPVMGIVGSVLVFIWAMGLIKQSGKVLLDANMNDPVVEEIIEVIDDLEENVTLEDLHVWRVGKGKYGCLLSLTCKTPLSLDHVKHALSIHEELVHISVEIR
- a CDS encoding NUDIX-like domain-containing protein, with protein sequence MRKFLPTFHKIPNNATTIDLRNLAEQNLVEEEELGIFAQAQSVLNWHISHQHCACCGAKTHAVFVG